From a single Tachypleus tridentatus isolate NWPU-2018 chromosome 6, ASM421037v1, whole genome shotgun sequence genomic region:
- the LOC143253515 gene encoding uncharacterized protein LOC143253515, with protein MEEMPEDSLYPIAILIDELRNEDVQLRLNSIKKLSTIALALGVERTRSELLPFLTDTIYDEDEVLLALAEQLGTFTPLIGGPEYVHTLLPPLESLATVEETVVRDKALESLQNICHQHSQENLEQHFVPLVKRLASGDWFTSRTSACGLFSVSYPRVSDANKAELRNHFRNLCQDDTPMVRRAAANKLGDFAKVLEQEYIKSELIPIWANLAQDEQDSVRLLTVDGCISVVNFLPQEDLEQLVMPVLRQLVDDKSWRVRYSVADKFTELQKAVGPELTKADLVPAFQNLLKDCEAEVRAAAAQKIRDFCQNLPADVQEQVIMNNIMPCIRNLVSDPNQHVKTALASIIMGLSPIVGKQNTVEHLLPLFLSQLKDECPEVRLNIISNLDCVNEVIGIQQLSESLLPAIMELAEDSKWRVRLAIIEYMPLLASQLGMDFFNEKLNTLCLTWLVDHVYAIREAATQNLKKLVEKFGPEWAKGTVIPKVVSMSQDQNYLHRMTCLFCINVLGEACGPEITNNLLLPIVQSLASDSVANVRFNVAKTFQKLGPVLDQTVKQNQVKPCLNKLNADNDVDVRYFASEALEVLG; from the coding sequence ATGGAAGAAATGCCAGAAGATTCCCTTTACCCAATCGCAATTCTGATAGACGAACTAAGAAATGAAGACGTTCAACTTCGTTTGAATAGTATTAAGAAGTTATCAACTATTGCCCTTGCCCTTGGTGTTGAGCGTACGAGAAGCGAACTCCTTCCCTTCTTGACGGATACGATTTATGATGAAGATGAGGTTCTGTTAGCACTTGCTGAACAACTAGGGACATTTACGCCTCTAATTGGTGGACCAGAATATGTGCATACACTTCTTCCACCCTTAGAAAGTCTAGCAACTGTAGAAGAGACAGTAGTTAGAGATAAAGCATTAGAGTCCTTACAAAATATATGCCATCAGCATAGCCAAGAAAATTTAGAACAGCACTTTGTTCCCTTAGTAAAAAGGCTAGCATCAGGAGATTGGTTTACTTCAAGAACATCAGCCTGTGGTCTTTTTAGCGTATCCTATCCAAGAGTGTCTGATGCAAACAAAGCTGAATTACGCAATCATTTTAGAAATCTTTGTCAAGACGACACTCCCATGGTTAGACGAGCAGCAGCAAACAAACTGGGAGATTTTGCTAAAGTACTTGAGCAAGAATATATTAAGTCTGAACTCATTCCCATATGGGCAAACTTGGCCCAAGATGAACAAGATTCTGTGAGGCTCCTTACAGTAGATGGATGCATATCTGTTGTTAACTTTTTGCCACAAGAAGATTTAGAACAGTTGGTTATGCCAGTTCTTCGACAACTAGTTGATGACAAGTCCTGGAGAGTCCGGTATTCAGTTGCTGACAAGTTCACTGAGTTGCAGAAAGCTGTGGGTCCAGAGCTCACTAAGGCAGATCTGGTCCCAGCTTTTCAAAACTTGTTGAAGGACTGTGAAGCAGAAGTCAGAGCAGCAGCAGCCCAGAAGATCCGAGATTTCTGTCAGAATCTTCCTGCTGATGTTCAGGAACAGGTAATCATGAACAACATAATGCCATGTATTCGAAACCTGGTGTCTGATCCCAATCAGCATGTTAAAACTGCTCTTGCCTCCATCATTATGGGCCTTTCACCCATTGTTGGAAAACAGAACACAGTAGAACATTTACTACCATTGTTTTTGTCTCAACTAAAAGATGAATGCCCAGAAGTGCGACTTAATATTATTTCTAACCTTGACTGCGTCAACGAAGTCATTGGCATCCAACAGCTTTCTGAGAGCTTGCTTCCGGCCATCATGGAACTTGCCGAAGATTCAAAGTGGAGAGTTCGTCTAGCTATTATTGAATACATGCCTCTCCTGGCCAGTCAGCTGGGAATGGATTTCTTCAATGAGAAGTTGAACACACTGTGCCTTACTTGGCTTGTTGATCACGTATATGCAATCCGTGAAGCAGCTACGCAAAACTTAAAAAAGTTGGTGGAAAAATTTGGACCAGAATGGGCTAAAGGAACTGTCATCCCAAAAGTGGTATCAATGTCACAAGACCAGAACTATCTTCATCGGATGACTTGTTTATTCTGTATCAACGTCCTCGGTGAAGCCTGTGGCCCAGAAATCACCAACAATCTTCTGTTGCCCATAGTACAGAGTTTGGCTAGTGATTCTGTTGCTAATGTTCGCTTCAATGTTGCCAAAACATTCCAGAAGCTTGGCCCTGTTCTGGATCAAACAGTGAAACAGAACCAAGTTAAGCCTTGTCTGAATAAGTTGAATGCAGATAATGACGTAGATGTCAGGTACTTTGCTTCGGAAGCTCTTGAAGTTCTGGGATGA